The following proteins come from a genomic window of Miscanthus floridulus cultivar M001 chromosome 2, ASM1932011v1, whole genome shotgun sequence:
- the LOC136540380 gene encoding MA3 DOMAIN-CONTAINING TRANSLATION REGULATORY FACTOR 2-like isoform X2: protein MECGHDCVVPRPEHQAPLKCCATESPTLSSEEFLQFKRKATTIVEEYFSTDDVAATATELRELHVPCYHYYFVKKLVSVAMDRHDREKEMAAVLLSSLYGDVVDRPQLCKGFCKLTESCDDLSVDTPDAVDILAVFVARAVVDDMLPPAFLAKQSACLPDGCKGAEVLRRAEKSYLSVPHHGEIVLQRWGGSKRITVEEAKAKISDILEEYLAAGDRSEALRCIRDLKIPFFHHDVVKRALVLAVERGGASEGHILDLLKSASEEGVINESQMAKGFDRLIDSLDDLTLDVPNARCLVKSVIHKASSEGWLCESCLKPLPPEPKKSSEVDDAAVRQFKAKAVLIIKEYFLTGDIIEVLSWLEAENYSCCPSINAIFVQKLVNAAMDRKSREKEMASVLLSSLCMPPEDVVAGFHLLIEAAEDAALDNPAIVEDLTMFFARSVIDEVIAPSDLEAMEEDANRVKADVSTGMLALRNAHALLGAKLSAERILRCWGGGGSGKAGWELDEVKDKIGKLLQEYDCGGDIREACRCIKDLGMPFFHHEVVKKALVAIIEKRGKDERLWGLLSDCYGRGLITPNQMTKGFDRVADCVDDLTLDVPDAAKQLSCCVERAEKEGWLDPSFSMTRPGQPVANGVCS from the exons ATGGAGTGCGGCCACGACTGCGTTGTTCCACGGCCTGAACACCAGGCGCCGCTCAAATGCTGCGCCACCGAG AGCCCGACGCTTTCTTCTGAAGAATTCCTTCAGTTCAAGAGGAAGGCCACCACGATCGTGGAGGAGTACTTCTCCACGGACGACGTCGCCGCGACGGCGACCGAACTGCGGGAGCTCCACGTGCCGTGCTACCACTACTACTTCGTCAAGAAGCTGGTGTCCGTGGCAATGGACCGCCACGACAGGGAGAAGGAGATGGCGGCCGTGCTGCTGTCCTCGCTCTACGGCGACGTCGTCGACCGCCCGCAGCTCTGCAAGGGCTTCTGCAAGCTCACCGAGTCCTGCGACGACCTGTCCGTCGACACGCCCGACGCCGTCGACATCCTCGCCGTGTTCGTCGCCCGCGCCGTCGTCGACGACATGCTGCCGCCGGCGTTCCTGGCCAAGCAGAGCGCGTGCTTGCCCGACGGCTGCAAGGGCGCCGAGGTCCTCCGCAGGGCGGAGAAGAGCTACCTGTCCGTGCCGCACCACGGCGAGATCGTCCTGCAGAGGTGGGGCGGCAGCAAGCGGATCACGGTGGAGGAGGCCAAGGCCAAGATATCCGACATCCTGGAGGAGTACCTCGCCGCCGGCGATAGGAGCGAGGCCTTGCGGTGCATCAGGGACCTCAAGATCCCCTTCTTCCACCACGACGTCGTCAAGCGCGCGCTTGTTCTCGCCGTGGAGCGCGGCGGTGCATCCGAGGGCCATATCCTGGACCTCCTCAAGTCGGCGTCGGAGGAAGGGGTTATCAACGAGAGCCAGATGGCTAAAGGGTTCGACCGTTTGATCGACTCTCTAGACGATCTGACGCTTGACGTGCCGAATGCGAGGTGCCTTGTGAAATCGGTGATCCATAAGGCTTCGTCGGAGGGCTGGCTGTGCGAGTCGTGCTTGAAACCGTTGCCACCGGAGCCGAAGAAGAGCAGCGAGGTCGACGACGCGGCGGTGCGGCAGTTCAAGGCGAAGGCCGTTTTGATCATAAAGGAGTACTTCTTGACCGGCGACATCATTGAGGTCTTGAGCTGGTTGGAGGCAGAGAACTACTCGTGTTGTCCTTCCATCAATGCCATCTTCGTCCAGAAGCTGGTCAACGCCGCGATGGACCGGAAGAGCCGCGAGAAGGAGATGGCGTCGGTGCTGCTCTCCTCGCTCTGCATGCCGCCGGAGGACGTCGTGGCAGGGTTCCACCTCCTTATCGAGGCCGCCGAGGACGCCGCGCTGGACAACCCGGCCATAGTCGAGGACCTGACCATGTTCTTTGCTAGGTCCGTGATTGACGAGGTGATCGCGCCGTCGGACCTGGAGGCAATGGAGGAGGATGCCAACCGCGTCAAGGCGGATGTCTCCACCGGCATGCTGGCGCTCCGGAACGCCCATGCGCTGCTCGGCGCGAAGCTCTCCGCGGAGCGGATCCTGCGGTGCTGGGGCGGCGGCGGAAGCGGCAAGGCCGGCTGGGAGCTGGACGAGGTGAAGGACAAGATCGGCAAGCTGCTGCAGGAGTACGACTGCGGCGGCGACATCCGGGAGGCGTGCCGATGCATCAAGGATCTCGGCATGCCCTTCTTCCACCACGAGGTGGTGAAGAAGGCGCTGGTGGCGATCATCGAGAAGCGGGgcaaagacgagcgcctctgggGGCTCCTCAGCGATTGCTACGGCCGCGGTCTGATCACGCCGAACCAGATGACCAAGGGCTTCGACAGGGTGGCCGACTGCGTCGACGACCTCACACTCGACGTGCCTGACGCCGCGAAGCAGCTCAGCTGCTGCGTCGAGCGCGCCGAGAAGGAAGGATGGCTTGACCCGTCCTTCTCGATGACGAGGCCAGGGCAGCCAGTTGCAAATGGCGTTTGTTCGTGA
- the LOC136540380 gene encoding MA3 DOMAIN-CONTAINING TRANSLATION REGULATORY FACTOR 2-like isoform X1 produces MECGHDCVVPRPEHQAPLKCCATEQSPTLSSEEFLQFKRKATTIVEEYFSTDDVAATATELRELHVPCYHYYFVKKLVSVAMDRHDREKEMAAVLLSSLYGDVVDRPQLCKGFCKLTESCDDLSVDTPDAVDILAVFVARAVVDDMLPPAFLAKQSACLPDGCKGAEVLRRAEKSYLSVPHHGEIVLQRWGGSKRITVEEAKAKISDILEEYLAAGDRSEALRCIRDLKIPFFHHDVVKRALVLAVERGGASEGHILDLLKSASEEGVINESQMAKGFDRLIDSLDDLTLDVPNARCLVKSVIHKASSEGWLCESCLKPLPPEPKKSSEVDDAAVRQFKAKAVLIIKEYFLTGDIIEVLSWLEAENYSCCPSINAIFVQKLVNAAMDRKSREKEMASVLLSSLCMPPEDVVAGFHLLIEAAEDAALDNPAIVEDLTMFFARSVIDEVIAPSDLEAMEEDANRVKADVSTGMLALRNAHALLGAKLSAERILRCWGGGGSGKAGWELDEVKDKIGKLLQEYDCGGDIREACRCIKDLGMPFFHHEVVKKALVAIIEKRGKDERLWGLLSDCYGRGLITPNQMTKGFDRVADCVDDLTLDVPDAAKQLSCCVERAEKEGWLDPSFSMTRPGQPVANGVCS; encoded by the exons ATGGAGTGCGGCCACGACTGCGTTGTTCCACGGCCTGAACACCAGGCGCCGCTCAAATGCTGCGCCACCGAG CAGAGCCCGACGCTTTCTTCTGAAGAATTCCTTCAGTTCAAGAGGAAGGCCACCACGATCGTGGAGGAGTACTTCTCCACGGACGACGTCGCCGCGACGGCGACCGAACTGCGGGAGCTCCACGTGCCGTGCTACCACTACTACTTCGTCAAGAAGCTGGTGTCCGTGGCAATGGACCGCCACGACAGGGAGAAGGAGATGGCGGCCGTGCTGCTGTCCTCGCTCTACGGCGACGTCGTCGACCGCCCGCAGCTCTGCAAGGGCTTCTGCAAGCTCACCGAGTCCTGCGACGACCTGTCCGTCGACACGCCCGACGCCGTCGACATCCTCGCCGTGTTCGTCGCCCGCGCCGTCGTCGACGACATGCTGCCGCCGGCGTTCCTGGCCAAGCAGAGCGCGTGCTTGCCCGACGGCTGCAAGGGCGCCGAGGTCCTCCGCAGGGCGGAGAAGAGCTACCTGTCCGTGCCGCACCACGGCGAGATCGTCCTGCAGAGGTGGGGCGGCAGCAAGCGGATCACGGTGGAGGAGGCCAAGGCCAAGATATCCGACATCCTGGAGGAGTACCTCGCCGCCGGCGATAGGAGCGAGGCCTTGCGGTGCATCAGGGACCTCAAGATCCCCTTCTTCCACCACGACGTCGTCAAGCGCGCGCTTGTTCTCGCCGTGGAGCGCGGCGGTGCATCCGAGGGCCATATCCTGGACCTCCTCAAGTCGGCGTCGGAGGAAGGGGTTATCAACGAGAGCCAGATGGCTAAAGGGTTCGACCGTTTGATCGACTCTCTAGACGATCTGACGCTTGACGTGCCGAATGCGAGGTGCCTTGTGAAATCGGTGATCCATAAGGCTTCGTCGGAGGGCTGGCTGTGCGAGTCGTGCTTGAAACCGTTGCCACCGGAGCCGAAGAAGAGCAGCGAGGTCGACGACGCGGCGGTGCGGCAGTTCAAGGCGAAGGCCGTTTTGATCATAAAGGAGTACTTCTTGACCGGCGACATCATTGAGGTCTTGAGCTGGTTGGAGGCAGAGAACTACTCGTGTTGTCCTTCCATCAATGCCATCTTCGTCCAGAAGCTGGTCAACGCCGCGATGGACCGGAAGAGCCGCGAGAAGGAGATGGCGTCGGTGCTGCTCTCCTCGCTCTGCATGCCGCCGGAGGACGTCGTGGCAGGGTTCCACCTCCTTATCGAGGCCGCCGAGGACGCCGCGCTGGACAACCCGGCCATAGTCGAGGACCTGACCATGTTCTTTGCTAGGTCCGTGATTGACGAGGTGATCGCGCCGTCGGACCTGGAGGCAATGGAGGAGGATGCCAACCGCGTCAAGGCGGATGTCTCCACCGGCATGCTGGCGCTCCGGAACGCCCATGCGCTGCTCGGCGCGAAGCTCTCCGCGGAGCGGATCCTGCGGTGCTGGGGCGGCGGCGGAAGCGGCAAGGCCGGCTGGGAGCTGGACGAGGTGAAGGACAAGATCGGCAAGCTGCTGCAGGAGTACGACTGCGGCGGCGACATCCGGGAGGCGTGCCGATGCATCAAGGATCTCGGCATGCCCTTCTTCCACCACGAGGTGGTGAAGAAGGCGCTGGTGGCGATCATCGAGAAGCGGGgcaaagacgagcgcctctgggGGCTCCTCAGCGATTGCTACGGCCGCGGTCTGATCACGCCGAACCAGATGACCAAGGGCTTCGACAGGGTGGCCGACTGCGTCGACGACCTCACACTCGACGTGCCTGACGCCGCGAAGCAGCTCAGCTGCTGCGTCGAGCGCGCCGAGAAGGAAGGATGGCTTGACCCGTCCTTCTCGATGACGAGGCCAGGGCAGCCAGTTGCAAATGGCGTTTGTTCGTGA